One window of the Candidatus Jettenia sp. genome contains the following:
- a CDS encoding cytochrome b N-terminal domain-containing protein, giving the protein MANKIREWIEDRTGLNKFLKVALDEPVHGGAKWSYVFGSALVFLFVLQAVTGIVMASFYSPSSTSAWGSVYYIQEKTSFGWFVRGLHHYGSSAMIIVAIVHMFQVFIFGAYKKPRELNWISGVILLLFLMGFGLTGYLLPWDQKGYWATQVATNIIGTIPVIGDYIKVLHQGGSDYGNFTLTRFYALHVFLLPISLLFFLGIHIALFRKHGVTPYWKMKEDVLKNRVDPFWPDQVFKDIVFAMGIYAVLAGWVFWSGGAELHAPADPASNFLARPEWYFLFLFQLLKYCQGNLLIVGTVIIPTLAIIFLFVLPFIDRNTSRYPSKRIPFFSAVFSGLAGIVVLTVISIVHDNHDIHILHQKEDSEHQSARAMKLAAKGVPPGGGNLIFLNDPIYLGEKIFKESCIGCHMVKGQGGDTAPDFTDFGSREWVVGLLKDPKGAKYFKESGTMPPVKLPDESIFDMTEFLLSQSGELLNKNIDSIERGKGLVLKGNCAICHPIGDKDAKRIAPNLTDYLSETWLKEFIKNPSDPKFYGTKNKMPGFDRLTDKEMEALIQYLFTLSKDRTLISRNETSSQPKKRTYIFGLSFPRTMIDFKHNS; this is encoded by the coding sequence ATGGCAAATAAAATACGTGAATGGATAGAAGACAGAACCGGATTAAATAAATTTTTGAAAGTAGCCCTGGACGAACCTGTGCATGGCGGAGCTAAATGGTCATATGTATTTGGAAGCGCACTGGTATTCCTTTTCGTCCTTCAGGCAGTTACCGGTATAGTAATGGCCAGTTTTTACTCTCCCTCTTCAACTTCAGCATGGGGAAGTGTCTATTATATTCAGGAAAAAACATCTTTTGGCTGGTTCGTACGTGGCTTACATCATTATGGCTCAAGCGCTATGATCATCGTGGCTATCGTTCATATGTTCCAGGTTTTTATTTTCGGTGCATATAAAAAACCCCGTGAGCTCAACTGGATATCCGGAGTAATTCTTCTTCTGTTTTTGATGGGTTTTGGTTTAACAGGCTATCTTTTACCCTGGGATCAAAAAGGATATTGGGCTACTCAGGTGGCTACCAATATCATAGGAACTATCCCTGTAATTGGTGATTACATCAAAGTGCTCCATCAGGGTGGTTCTGATTACGGAAACTTTACTTTAACCCGTTTCTATGCGCTTCATGTATTTTTGTTACCCATCTCCTTACTCTTCTTCCTTGGCATTCATATAGCGCTTTTTCGTAAACATGGTGTAACTCCTTACTGGAAGATGAAAGAGGATGTATTAAAAAACCGTGTTGATCCATTCTGGCCAGATCAGGTATTTAAAGACATCGTATTTGCCATGGGAATATATGCTGTTCTCGCGGGATGGGTCTTTTGGAGCGGAGGCGCAGAACTTCATGCGCCAGCTGACCCGGCATCTAATTTTCTTGCCAGGCCAGAGTGGTATTTCCTGTTCTTATTCCAACTGTTAAAATATTGCCAGGGTAACCTCTTAATCGTAGGCACTGTTATTATACCAACACTGGCTATCATATTCTTGTTTGTGCTGCCATTTATCGACAGGAACACCTCAAGGTATCCATCGAAGAGAATACCATTTTTCAGCGCTGTGTTCTCCGGATTAGCAGGAATCGTTGTTTTAACGGTTATTTCGATAGTCCACGACAACCATGATATACATATACTCCATCAAAAAGAGGATTCAGAACATCAATCGGCAAGGGCTATGAAACTTGCAGCCAAAGGTGTTCCGCCCGGAGGCGGTAATTTGATCTTCCTGAATGATCCAATATATCTTGGGGAAAAGATTTTCAAGGAAAGTTGTATAGGCTGTCATATGGTGAAAGGACAGGGAGGAGATACTGCCCCCGATTTTACTGATTTTGGATCAAGAGAATGGGTAGTGGGACTGTTAAAAGATCCCAAGGGTGCAAAATATTTTAAAGAATCAGGAACTATGCCTCCCGTTAAACTCCCTGATGAATCAATTTTTGATATGACAGAGTTCTTATTAAGCCAGTCAGGGGAACTTCTCAATAAAAATATTGATAGTATTGAAAGAGGAAAGGGTCTTGTTTTAAAAGGGAATTGTGCTATTTGTCATCCTATAGGCGATAAAGATGCAAAGAGAATTGCACCAAACCTGACCGACTATTTATCAGAAACCTGGTTAAAGGAATTTATTAAAAATCCATCCGATCCTAAATTCTATGGCACAAAGAACAAGATGCCTGGTTTTGATAGGCTTACCGATAAGGAAATGGAGGCGCTGATACAATATCTGTTTACGTTGTCAAAAGACCGAACACTAATTTCCCGGAATGAAACAAGCTCACAACCAAAGAAACGAACCTATATATTTGGCCTGTCATTTCCGAGAACAATGATAGACTTTAAACATAACAGTTAG
- a CDS encoding PAS domain-containing protein: MNYFEEDHRSFYKRYEHISRYAYDCRVESDNTLVYECVTESFTHITGYTLKEVNIRGGWLSLIHPDDIHIFMKHLDNLFSGQSHVSEFRIIAKNGESRWLRDFAQPIWEKEQGRVIRIYGTIQDITSQNQSDETLRDPASVYHKLLFRNASIAFR; encoded by the coding sequence ATGAATTATTTTGAAGAAGATCATCGTTCCTTCTATAAACGTTACGAACATATCTCCAGGTATGCATACGACTGCCGGGTAGAATCTGATAATACCCTGGTATATGAATGTGTAACTGAATCTTTTACCCATATTACCGGATATACTCTGAAAGAGGTAAACATCCGTGGAGGTTGGCTTAGCCTTATTCATCCAGATGACATTCATATCTTTATGAAGCATCTTGATAATCTGTTCTCAGGCCAGTCCCATGTAAGTGAGTTTCGTATCATTGCTAAAAATGGTGAAAGCCGATGGTTGCGTGATTTCGCTCAGCCTATATGGGAAAAGGAACAGGGCCGGGTTATTCGTATCTACGGTACGATTCAGGATATCACATCACAAAACCAGTCCGATGAAACGTTAAGAGATCCTGCATCGGTTTATCATAAGTTGTTGTTTAGAAATGCCAGTATTGCTTTTCGATGA
- the sucD gene encoding succinate--CoA ligase subunit alpha, which yields MGILIDKNTRVICQGITGHAGSFHAERMLEYGTKLVAGVTPGKGGTTQLGIPVFDSVREAAIDFRANASVIYVPAPFAADAIMEASEAGIELIICITEGIPTLDMIKVKKYLFQRKTRLIGPNCPGIITPDACKIGIMPGYIHKSGHVGIVSRSGTLTYEAVWQLTQQGLGQSTCIGIGGDPIVGTDFVDILRLFQEDKETEVIVLIGEIGGSAEEEAAEIIRQEITKPVISFIAGSTAPHGKRMGHAGAIISGNKGTAISKIEALRNAGVTIVDSPAHIGETVAKII from the coding sequence ATGGGTATATTAATAGATAAAAATACAAGGGTAATATGTCAGGGTATAACCGGGCATGCAGGAAGTTTTCATGCTGAACGAATGTTGGAATACGGTACTAAACTCGTTGCAGGTGTTACACCGGGTAAGGGTGGCACGACACAATTGGGCATTCCTGTTTTTGATAGTGTACGTGAAGCTGCAATAGATTTCAGGGCAAATGCTTCTGTAATCTATGTGCCTGCACCCTTTGCAGCAGATGCAATTATGGAGGCCTCTGAGGCAGGGATTGAGTTGATTATTTGTATTACAGAAGGTATTCCTACCCTAGATATGATCAAAGTAAAAAAATATCTTTTCCAGAGGAAAACACGTCTGATTGGTCCAAACTGTCCTGGTATTATTACACCTGATGCATGCAAGATTGGTATTATGCCGGGATATATCCATAAATCTGGTCATGTAGGAATTGTCTCGCGGAGTGGAACTCTTACTTATGAGGCTGTCTGGCAGCTTACTCAACAGGGACTGGGACAGTCTACCTGTATCGGAATTGGAGGCGATCCGATTGTAGGAACTGACTTTGTAGACATACTCAGGTTATTTCAGGAGGATAAAGAAACAGAAGTTATTGTATTAATTGGAGAAATCGGAGGAAGCGCAGAGGAGGAGGCTGCCGAGATTATAAGGCAGGAGATCACAAAACCGGTTATTAGTTTTATTGCAGGAAGTACGGCTCCCCATGGTAAGCGTATGGGACATGCCGGAGCTATCATTTCAGGGAATAAAGGCACTGCTATTTCAAAAATTGAAGCATTGAGGAATGCTGGTGTTACTATTGTTGATAGTCCTGCGCACATCGGTGAAACAGTGGCGAAGATAATCTGA
- a CDS encoding Rieske 2Fe-2S domain-containing protein, giving the protein MENSRRKFLKIASHTLGGALAAGIVAPLVGLAVHPLMKETVYGTENFINLGSLEDFPVGVPKKMTITSSKMDAWNIFEGLVMGSVWVIRQEDNSFNVFSTNCPHLGCGIDWGQEENKFLCPCHGGVFDVDGKTLAGPSPRDLYAFETKVENNNVLVNYKRVI; this is encoded by the coding sequence GTGGAAAATAGTAGAAGAAAATTCCTGAAAATTGCATCTCACACCTTAGGGGGTGCTTTAGCTGCAGGTATAGTGGCCCCATTAGTTGGATTGGCAGTACATCCTTTAATGAAGGAAACGGTATACGGAACTGAGAATTTTATCAATCTTGGCTCCCTGGAAGATTTTCCCGTTGGTGTTCCTAAAAAAATGACCATTACATCCTCAAAAATGGATGCATGGAATATTTTTGAAGGGTTAGTTATGGGATCTGTCTGGGTAATCAGACAAGAGGATAATTCATTCAACGTATTTTCCACAAACTGCCCGCATCTTGGTTGTGGAATAGACTGGGGACAGGAAGAAAATAAGTTTTTATGCCCGTGTCATGGCGGTGTATTTGATGTGGATGGCAAGACCCTCGCAGGCCCTTCCCCACGCGACCTTTACGCATTTGAGACAAAGGTAGAAAACAATAACGTATTGGTAAATTATAAAAGGGTAATATAA
- a CDS encoding chloride channel protein, translated as MLAYIRTQLSTSLKRFSPDKIIRWLMNRQISESAILAGIAIFVGLTSGAGVWLFKQMFSLIYRTVFDGLGLPLGLLAHRRIILQQLYNSAQWLEFDRIGIILGHLGNWMIILVPTMGGLAVGLIAHFLIGKERYPGIAGIMEAAALAGGRLHYKIMPAKTAAAALSIGSGASVGPADPSSQIGANLGSMFGQLLHLSDERVRSLVAAGAAGGIAAGFNAPITGIFFALEIIVGELGVSAFGVVTLASVVSSVFTQSVSGPQPAFHIPEYAFNSAWELPFYLGLGILAGSSAAFYIYLHHFTRNIFEKWQIPRWLKPAIAGLCVGLIGVYLPQVLGTGYDTIEAILNGKSFDLSLLVSLTFAKLILTPICISSGFYGGVFAPALFSGATLGGAYGLIIGELFPSLNISPPAFAMVGMAAVLAGTIHAPITSFILLFEMTHDYRIILPLMGAVNVSLFLSWHLQHDSVYTLGLRLKGIRLKRGRDVDVLETITVGEVMVTNVVTLQASDSLTVATELLMQTRHHGLPVLNDTGELIGIITIQDIDRTQNDDSGVMHSVGKVCTRELLFAYPNETIGKALYRIGVRNISQLPVVAHDNPRHLLGLLCSVDIARAYELALTRRTAIRHQHTSVP; from the coding sequence ATGCTAGCATATATCCGGACACAATTAAGCACATCATTAAAGCGATTTTCACCTGATAAGATTATACGCTGGCTCATGAACCGGCAAATATCTGAATCGGCTATTCTCGCCGGAATAGCCATCTTTGTAGGTCTCACTAGTGGAGCGGGTGTATGGCTCTTCAAGCAAATGTTTAGTTTGATATACCGGACCGTATTCGATGGGCTAGGTTTGCCTTTAGGTCTTCTGGCGCACAGGAGGATTATCCTTCAACAGCTCTATAATAGTGCACAGTGGCTTGAGTTTGATAGGATAGGCATCATCTTAGGTCACCTGGGTAATTGGATGATTATTCTTGTCCCAACTATGGGTGGTCTTGCTGTTGGGCTAATCGCCCATTTTCTCATCGGCAAAGAGCGCTACCCGGGAATAGCAGGTATCATGGAGGCCGCAGCATTAGCAGGTGGTCGACTGCATTATAAAATCATGCCAGCAAAAACAGCTGCTGCCGCACTATCTATCGGTTCCGGTGCATCGGTAGGTCCGGCAGACCCATCATCGCAAATTGGCGCTAACCTGGGATCAATGTTTGGACAATTACTGCATCTTTCCGATGAGCGTGTACGTTCACTTGTAGCAGCGGGTGCGGCGGGGGGAATTGCTGCGGGTTTTAATGCACCAATTACCGGAATATTTTTTGCGTTAGAAATTATTGTTGGAGAACTAGGTGTTAGTGCATTCGGTGTTGTTACATTAGCTTCGGTAGTTTCATCGGTGTTCACACAGAGTGTATCGGGACCACAACCTGCATTCCATATACCTGAATATGCATTTAATTCAGCATGGGAATTACCCTTCTATTTGGGGCTTGGTATACTGGCCGGGTCTAGTGCAGCATTCTATATCTATTTACATCATTTCACACGAAATATCTTTGAAAAATGGCAAATCCCACGATGGCTAAAGCCTGCAATAGCTGGTCTCTGTGTAGGACTTATAGGAGTTTATCTCCCACAAGTACTCGGAACGGGCTATGATACCATCGAGGCTATTTTAAATGGTAAATCGTTTGATCTCTCTCTCTTGGTTTCCCTAACCTTTGCAAAACTGATATTAACGCCAATTTGCATCAGCAGTGGCTTTTACGGAGGCGTATTTGCCCCTGCCCTTTTTTCTGGCGCTACCCTTGGTGGCGCTTATGGACTTATTATCGGGGAGCTTTTCCCCTCTCTCAACATTTCCCCACCTGCCTTTGCTATGGTCGGAATGGCTGCTGTTCTTGCAGGAACAATTCATGCGCCAATCACCTCATTCATTTTGCTTTTTGAAATGACTCATGACTATCGAATCATTCTACCACTGATGGGCGCAGTAAATGTTAGTTTATTTCTCTCATGGCATCTACAGCACGACTCCGTATATACCTTAGGATTGAGGCTTAAGGGTATCCGTCTTAAGCGCGGTCGTGACGTTGACGTATTGGAGACAATTACCGTTGGTGAGGTCATGGTAACGAATGTCGTTACATTACAGGCATCTGATTCATTAACAGTGGCAACCGAGCTGCTCATGCAAACACGCCATCATGGCTTGCCCGTGCTGAACGATACCGGAGAGTTAATAGGCATTATTACCATACAAGATATTGACCGTACTCAGAATGACGACAGCGGTGTAATGCATTCTGTAGGAAAAGTGTGTACACGAGAATTACTCTTTGCGTATCCAAATGAGACAATAGGCAAAGCATTATATCGTATTGGAGTACGTAATATAAGTCAGTTGCCGGTTGTAGCCCATGATAATCCACGCCACTTACTGGGCTTGCTATGCAGCGTTGATATTGCACGCGCTTATGAATTAGCCTTAACCCGCCGTACAGCTATTCGACATCAACACACAAGCGTACCCTGA
- the sucC gene encoding ADP-forming succinate--CoA ligase subunit beta, whose protein sequence is MYGIYVPRGKAISSGNDASKVFREIGCNRCVLKAQVLAGGRGKGGGIQFINTPEEAQACAAGMLGSYLTTHQTGQTGIKVNYLLVEEALSIQRELYLAITIDRSLRTPILIVSSEGGVEIEEIAKKTPDKIVKEPIDVFLGILSFQLRRIASRLDISGALSIKFNNLITNLFHIFVKNDCSLLEINPLVVTEDEELCALDAKIDVDDNALYRHPEFQEFIQNQDLSPPEALAKKYKLSYISLDGNIGCLVNGAGLAMATMDIIKFHGGEPANFLDVGGDASLEQVTQAFKIILSDPKVKAILINIFGGIMKCDIIASGIIQAVKEVGIHIPLVVRLEGTNVDRAKKILHDSGLPILSAKDMEEAASLVVKISR, encoded by the coding sequence ATGTATGGCATTTACGTTCCTCGTGGTAAAGCCATATCTTCCGGTAATGATGCATCAAAAGTATTCCGGGAAATTGGTTGTAACCGTTGTGTCTTAAAGGCGCAAGTTCTCGCTGGCGGCAGGGGGAAGGGCGGGGGCATCCAGTTCATTAATACACCTGAAGAAGCGCAGGCATGTGCAGCAGGTATGCTTGGCTCCTATCTTACAACACACCAGACTGGCCAAACAGGTATTAAAGTTAACTACCTCCTTGTTGAAGAAGCACTTTCAATTCAGAGGGAATTATACCTTGCCATAACTATCGATCGCTCACTTCGTACACCAATCTTGATTGTTAGTTCTGAAGGAGGGGTAGAAATAGAAGAAATTGCCAAAAAGACACCTGATAAAATTGTGAAAGAACCTATTGATGTGTTTTTAGGGATACTTTCATTTCAATTGCGCCGTATTGCATCCAGGCTGGATATATCAGGGGCGCTCTCCATAAAATTCAATAATCTTATTACCAATCTGTTTCATATCTTTGTGAAAAATGATTGTTCATTATTAGAAATTAATCCTTTGGTTGTGACGGAAGATGAAGAACTATGTGCATTAGATGCAAAGATAGATGTTGATGATAATGCTCTTTATCGCCATCCTGAATTTCAAGAGTTTATTCAAAACCAAGACCTTTCACCCCCCGAAGCATTGGCTAAGAAATACAAGCTTAGTTATATAAGTCTTGATGGGAATATTGGATGTCTTGTAAATGGAGCAGGTCTCGCTATGGCTACGATGGATATTATTAAGTTCCACGGCGGAGAGCCTGCCAATTTTTTGGATGTTGGTGGTGATGCTTCCCTGGAACAGGTTACCCAGGCGTTCAAAATTATTTTATCAGACCCCAAAGTGAAGGCAATTTTAATCAATATTTTTGGGGGAATTATGAAATGCGATATCATTGCATCCGGCATTATTCAAGCCGTTAAAGAAGTAGGGATCCATATACCTCTGGTTGTGCGGTTGGAAGGAACGAACGTCGATAGGGCGAAAAAGATACTTCATGATTCTGGTTTACCTATCCTCTCTGCAAAGGATATGGAAGAAGCTGCAAGTTTGGTAGTGAAGATATCAAGATAG
- a CDS encoding acetyl-CoA carboxylase carboxyltransferase subunit alpha, whose translation MSEKSVTELENLILEIEHRIEGLETASSQDNVSRITEIEYLKERKERLQIKLYSQLTPYDVVKIARHPLRPLSADYINLIAEDFVELHGDRCFGDDKAIICGLGKIGQEKLLIIGQQKGKSTKERIACNFGMPNPEGYRKALQKMMLAEKFHLPIVTLIDTPGANPDIGAEERGQAHAIAENIYEMSRLKTPIINIVIGEGGSGGALGIGIGDKFSILEYAYYSVISPEGCAAILWKNSENASEAAKSLQLTAKDLLKLGIVDEIIPEPLGAAHKDPKTMAHILKSHIIKYLEELKGIPIIKLVENRYNRYRMIGKYLEG comes from the coding sequence TTGTCTGAAAAATCTGTAACAGAATTAGAGAATTTGATACTGGAGATTGAGCATCGTATAGAAGGTTTAGAAACCGCTTCCTCACAAGATAACGTTAGTAGGATAACAGAGATAGAATATTTGAAGGAGAGAAAAGAGAGGCTTCAAATAAAGCTATATTCCCAATTAACTCCATACGATGTAGTCAAGATAGCGAGGCATCCCCTGCGTCCGCTTTCAGCGGATTACATAAATCTTATCGCTGAGGACTTTGTTGAACTTCATGGAGACAGGTGTTTCGGAGATGATAAAGCAATTATTTGTGGTTTAGGAAAAATCGGACAGGAGAAACTTTTAATAATCGGACAGCAAAAGGGAAAGAGCACAAAGGAACGCATCGCTTGTAATTTCGGTATGCCAAACCCCGAAGGATACAGAAAGGCACTGCAAAAAATGATGCTTGCAGAAAAGTTCCATTTACCCATTGTTACACTCATCGATACACCAGGCGCCAATCCAGACATCGGGGCGGAAGAACGAGGCCAGGCACACGCCATTGCAGAAAACATCTATGAGATGAGCAGACTGAAGACTCCAATTATCAATATCGTCATAGGAGAGGGTGGAAGCGGTGGTGCCTTAGGTATTGGCATCGGTGACAAATTTTCCATCCTTGAATACGCCTATTATTCTGTAATTTCGCCTGAGGGTTGTGCTGCAATATTGTGGAAAAATAGCGAAAATGCATCCGAAGCAGCAAAATCTTTACAGCTTACAGCAAAAGATTTATTAAAATTAGGTATTGTGGATGAAATTATTCCGGAACCCCTTGGAGCAGCACATAAGGACCCTAAAACAATGGCACATATACTAAAATCACATATAATTAAATATTTAGAAGAGTTAAAGGGTATTCCAATTATCAAACTTGTAGAAAACCGATACAATCGGTACAGAATGATAGGTAAATATTTGGAAGGCTAA
- a CDS encoding 2-isopropylmalate synthase gives MLRFNKFRKTLEPEEYIFQLQDSTEPNLFRDVFPYDKIPKIPFNYRLNPMNMPDEIWITDTTFRDGQQSRPPYTVKQIVDLFDLIYKLGGKSGLIRQCEFFLYNAKDQEAVRKCLEKGYKYPEVTGWIRAVKSDFKLVKEMGLKETGILCSSSDYHIYLKLNKNRKQALDMYLDIIRAALDEGIIPRCHFEDITRSDFYGFVVPFAKELMKLSKESKIPIKIRACDTMGMGVSYPGAALPRSVPGIIYGLNHFAGVPSEYLEWHGHNDFYLAVSNATSAWLYGCSGINGTLLGLGERTGNTPIEALVIEYLALRGNDELIDTTVITEIADYYRNEIGYAIPPTQPFVGSEFNITRAGIHSDGLLKNEEIYNIFDTKKLLNRPIGVSVTDKSGAAGIAQWINIFFGLEGDKQIPKNHEGITKIKEWVDKQYVEGRIISISDGEMVDQVRIHLQGIIKPDIV, from the coding sequence ATGCTTCGATTTAATAAATTCCGCAAAACATTAGAACCCGAAGAGTATATTTTTCAATTGCAAGATTCGACAGAACCGAATCTCTTTCGAGATGTATTTCCCTACGATAAAATTCCCAAGATACCGTTTAATTACCGGCTCAACCCGATGAACATGCCTGATGAGATATGGATTACGGATACGACCTTTAGAGATGGGCAACAATCCCGGCCACCCTATACCGTTAAACAAATTGTGGATCTCTTTGACTTGATTTACAAATTGGGTGGTAAAAGTGGTCTTATCCGCCAGTGTGAATTTTTCCTGTATAATGCAAAGGATCAGGAAGCGGTAAGAAAATGCCTGGAAAAGGGTTATAAATATCCGGAAGTTACGGGATGGATTAGGGCTGTAAAGAGTGACTTCAAATTAGTTAAGGAAATGGGGCTCAAAGAAACCGGTATTTTATGCTCTTCTTCAGATTATCATATCTATTTAAAGTTAAATAAAAATAGAAAGCAGGCGCTGGATATGTACCTGGATATTATACGGGCTGCTCTGGATGAGGGGATTATCCCTCGTTGCCACTTTGAAGATATTACCAGATCCGACTTTTATGGTTTTGTCGTTCCCTTTGCTAAGGAGCTTATGAAATTGTCAAAGGAAAGTAAAATTCCTATAAAAATTCGCGCATGTGATACTATGGGAATGGGCGTTAGTTATCCCGGGGCTGCATTACCCCGCAGCGTACCAGGTATTATTTATGGACTTAACCACTTTGCGGGTGTTCCCTCAGAGTATCTGGAATGGCATGGCCATAATGACTTTTACCTGGCGGTAAGCAATGCAACTTCTGCCTGGCTTTACGGATGCAGCGGAATTAATGGCACATTATTGGGTTTGGGAGAACGTACCGGAAACACACCTATAGAGGCCCTGGTAATTGAATATCTCGCCTTACGGGGTAACGATGAACTCATCGATACCACGGTAATTACAGAAATTGCCGATTATTATAGAAATGAGATCGGATATGCAATTCCCCCAACGCAGCCTTTTGTAGGTTCAGAGTTTAATATTACCCGTGCAGGTATCCATTCGGATGGATTATTGAAAAATGAAGAAATATACAATATCTTTGATACAAAAAAGCTTTTAAACAGACCTATCGGTGTTTCCGTTACCGATAAATCCGGTGCAGCCGGGATTGCTCAATGGATTAATATCTTTTTCGGATTGGAGGGAGATAAGCAAATTCCTAAAAATCACGAGGGGATTACAAAGATAAAAGAATGGGTAGATAAGCAATATGTTGAAGGACGTATCATTTCCATTTCTGATGGAGAGATGGTGGATCAAGTGCGCATCCATCTCCAGGGCATTATCAAACCAGATATAGTATAA
- a CDS encoding YceI family protein, with protein MVLHAGSYHLTPSSGKLCVYTFKEGFLSAVAHDLLIEVTDFIINLNIPAAGSASVEAEIKANSLKVICAMKDGQRQPDTLKEKDKTDIEEATHKDVLHPTKYPTINFRSTSITQEKEGCYLVKGELTLHGATHPVEFKANTTTGKDLKGKFTISQKDYGIKPYKALLGTLKVKNEIDIAFDLSLS; from the coding sequence ATGGTTTTACATGCTGGTAGTTATCACTTGACACCAAGTTCAGGAAAATTATGCGTCTATACATTCAAAGAAGGATTTCTTAGTGCAGTAGCTCACGACTTATTGATTGAGGTAACCGATTTTATTATTAACCTGAATATTCCTGCTGCTGGTTCGGCAAGTGTAGAGGCAGAAATAAAGGCAAATTCACTGAAAGTAATCTGTGCAATGAAAGACGGACAGCGCCAACCAGACACATTAAAAGAAAAAGACAAAACAGATATTGAAGAGGCCACTCACAAGGATGTCCTCCACCCCACAAAATATCCTACGATTAACTTCCGTTCTACAAGCATTACTCAAGAAAAAGAAGGTTGTTACCTCGTAAAGGGAGAATTAACCTTGCATGGAGCTACTCATCCTGTAGAGTTTAAAGCAAACACCACCACAGGGAAAGACTTAAAAGGCAAATTTACTATCTCTCAGAAGGATTACGGAATAAAGCCATACAAAGCTTTATTAGGAACGCTGAAGGTTAAAAACGAGATAGATATCGCCTTCGATTTATCTTTAAGCTAA
- a CDS encoding thiamine pyrophosphate-dependent enzyme, protein MDKENGFKRYLKLDLLPTPWCPGCGNGIVLKTICQAFDELDLPKDGTVVISGIGCAGRSAGFFNLDSVHTAHGRAIPVAEGIKYANDALHVVVVSGDGDLLGIGANHLLHAIRRKTNITVVCYANEIYAMTGGQASPITPHNTKTLTTPNGNPDYPTDVQFLFKHHNCYFARTSAYHLNHMKKCIIEALKFNGFSFVEVRTMCIVNYGRRLGYKNSNEMLMHYKELYKINDYTEELAQDEIGIIKSNS, encoded by the coding sequence ATGGATAAAGAGAATGGTTTTAAACGTTATTTGAAACTCGACTTGTTACCCACACCTTGGTGTCCAGGATGCGGGAATGGCATTGTCCTGAAAACGATATGTCAGGCTTTTGATGAACTTGACCTGCCGAAGGATGGCACGGTAGTTATTTCCGGAATTGGATGTGCAGGCAGAAGTGCTGGTTTCTTTAATCTTGATTCAGTCCATACAGCTCATGGCAGAGCGATACCGGTAGCTGAAGGTATCAAATATGCAAATGATGCCCTTCATGTTGTTGTGGTGAGTGGAGATGGTGATTTGCTTGGTATTGGAGCTAATCATTTACTCCATGCAATACGGAGAAAAACAAATATTACTGTGGTATGTTATGCCAATGAAATTTATGCTATGACAGGTGGCCAGGCTTCTCCTATCACACCTCACAATACGAAGACCCTGACCACGCCTAATGGTAATCCAGACTATCCAACCGATGTGCAGTTTTTATTTAAACATCATAACTGCTACTTTGCCCGGACTTCAGCGTACCATCTAAATCATATGAAAAAATGCATTATAGAGGCGTTAAAATTTAATGGCTTTTCCTTTGTGGAAGTAAGGACTATGTGCATTGTTAATTACGGTCGTCGTCTGGGTTATAAGAATTCCAACGAAATGCTTATGCATTACAAGGAACTTTATAAAATCAATGACTACACAGAAGAACTAGCTCAGGATGAGATCGGAATTATAAAAAGCAATTCTTGA
- a CDS encoding 4Fe-4S binding protein, which translates to MTGEKIQKRKGIVHINHEYCKRCGICVNFCPVKNLEIQQQKLMELNRCIACKMCQRYCPDIAIEIEEVDEKTVGTGKSSHRNGG; encoded by the coding sequence GTGACTGGGGAGAAAATTCAAAAACGAAAAGGGATTGTCCATATCAATCATGAATACTGTAAACGTTGCGGTATTTGTGTTAATTTTTGTCCTGTGAAAAATCTGGAAATTCAGCAACAAAAGCTTATGGAATTAAATAGGTGCATTGCTTGCAAGATGTGTCAGCGATATTGTCCGGACATAGCTATTGAAATTGAGGAAGTAGATGAAAAAACAGTTGGTACAGGGAAATCAAGCCATCGTAATGGCGGCTGA